From the Dunckerocampus dactyliophorus isolate RoL2022-P2 chromosome 12, RoL_Ddac_1.1, whole genome shotgun sequence genome, one window contains:
- the c2cd3 gene encoding C2 domain-containing protein 3 isoform X3, which produces MYNRRLRSVKVGDSKKKVPSDVPPSTSLPPLVEGQLRCFLRVTVSQLLWTTPKPPPLATFVRLRWWGESSNGTHFYPRDASLSVQKNVKTTARFPVRCGPKQLTSYLADMGSLVLEVLNRQDHLPIARAQVTEISRLSQLHAISGFYTLVSPTSKKLGELEVSLHLEPLVEVHESTSSGPTADFSSEGLQVSSLATSAEPAALKASSEKKSDRCSEGSTSRWKERLYSQTTRTDKDEPGENVRLVEKSLMALRPSSQEPCGQPSNDILSVILERGSKLRDAMVVSALKCDMVSAPVLKDLQLPLQRDNTRPPSLPSPSRMFLENILPADSAPKHTDDAVVTDGCLDNPAEMDHRAVDLLLGRLKTSPPPLWEGEPRFPESPSSHSSVCGDSELSDPQYDQSLLEHLFYTTPLSGSRLDDTSVDAREQKNSSSKTENRLRQSGSRTSDNPAGEPQHSLGEVAVLLSPEQLTFLSLMRLAKVSISSMSVPADGTTPPARKSLSKGKIPPLQRNKKFTYFVEYTFPKTSSSSRNIAGDRETTRVVSTKVTEGVVRFHQDSVFPVHFSKTAIEQWWATDLLFKIYSRRSDQKKVDVIGQATYPLRRLLQSKQLSQSLALPVYRREDNSQTQELGLLRVLLELSTNSRDSSETRDPSLLHVARSPPRESSHVSFCVEDSPARSSEDFTVNVTNQQKLSKVATPHLGPHTCASQQQVAEDPEVLLHTLLMVPDGKNFNSGPMQTVNVYLNCKLFWCNEMARSAVSWGCANPSFNFAQVTPVALTTKLLERMKNNVMVIEVWQKTGCSNNERLLGLVKLPLHQFYMSFRDHKIAHLLLQAQYPVLGVDCYMPVVDVFSGSCKGHLRVTLAMGRFEQVLALQRTREDEMDSLGRLGRPLHLLDHQPHAPTKVTPAQARAMKEHVFLIRVDKVIGLTPLQSTVWGEADCYVQYSFPCQEGAEVHAALDINLRPFRTTTTLCVPDPTFGHTETHVLLTPEGMPVQKLLLSSLSSQGLHSGGGVHFEVWCRYYYPNVRDQLVAKGILPLSKLCAMVTMHGQQPDKPQMFSLPLLPRADNPSMHQPQPSGLLDVCVQYKSRPVRADVQTGRGAASSQVTLVVQVHRGSGFQAAARVVAQQDERFSYFAAVGVNSYVTIQLSLLPEEEQRCTRMAARTFCPEYNHHTEVCCAVLLHKSSGETFCLAEQLAESSAVFTVWNRDSRRGSTFKPADVILGTVKIPLLELLSKTTGISGWFGVHTPQESTQSNHVLVGGLEISIAFAHHSERERVIRAALDLGWDPARFLIDNEWPNEQGDWEHSARKISLTFSMPRVWIPVHCLLLPGHAKLQRSTYCYFRYKFYEQEAFCSQMKHPCVSEEGEGDRATVTFQGSRTVELMSSQPLLWYLQEERLEVQVWVAFQKDKSQRPRDTDRLVGSAFIDMSSLAKIHQQKFTLSGVYPLFRRSAIDLQGAALRVHISLTLGCVPTVEDDQADSDSQEETLLEAPESAHHTPPPSPPNITCSETPDVAVPQPAKISEEESFPVDVAVERAMHLTLKGCPQSESSEGEPCCSVSYVTADSAEAVSTAVVANTNCPAWNHQHKCRLSKQLLVDPEQSLVFKVWHKGDRGEVEQVIGFASVDLSPLLCGLQSVCGWYNVTGFSGQCHGQLKVSITPLECVQDLREQRKAAFDKAGQNSSVLSRTASCSYQTTATYNSFPSHISRYPEQHISSPDRMGTLFSKTESDRHHEHMQKVRLHHQSLQEQNAEHSVCSSTSGVINPSSSLLFLTLRKNLSELANIQRYFSSKIVGPALSPTREAKCLHKKDAHEDHELHVTSQQVHTGQRQPAISSVLHGSSTFSPTRERNPHTVPEIISSARNTSVFSQESSSCPTKCAGLAADGVPQEEAEDTGSEECKSPCGSEGDDEEEDYDEFVVKPRHLNEVTTLTDKTSPWNSILSDSAPVSSGSPEAEESQVHKDESQIQSQDSGRKHAREESRRCSADSFRDSSEEASDSGSDEDVTLQAVDTTNMAGDAGSPRTAVHADDPKRQVSVPNFFLPSHQLEASLRVVRLAPSFCHASSDTDCRTPPRIPRRGPRRCPDMSPTSMKRETERFARIIATHFDDDDDD; this is translated from the exons GTTTCCCTTCATTTGGAGCCGCTGGTTGAGGTCCACGAGAGCACCAGCTCTGGTCCAACTGCAGATTTCAGCTCTGAAGGACTTCAGGTCTCCTCGCTGGCAACGTCTGCAGAGCCTGCAGCTCTCAAAGCAAGCAGTGAGAAAAAATCAGACCGGTGCAGCGAGGGAAGCACGTCAAG ATGGAAAGAGCGCCTctattcccaaacaacccggaCGGATAAAGATGAGCCAGGAGAGAATGTGAGGCTGGTAGAAAAGAGCCTGATGGCTTTGCGTCCTTCCAGTCAGGAACCCTGTGGCCAACCGAGCAATGACATCCTCTCAG TTATTCTAGAACGTGGGAGCAAGCTTAGGGACGCCATGGTGGTGTCTGCCTTGAAATGTGACATGGTTTCTGCGCCGGTTCTGAAAGACCTCCAACTCCCTCTGCAGAGGGACAACACCCGACCCCCTTCCTT GCCCTCTCCCTCTAGAATGTTCCTTGAAAATATCCTGCCTGCCGATTCAGCTCCCAAGCACACAGACGATGCCGTCGTCACAGACGGCTGTCTTGATAATCCTGCAGAGATGGATCACAGAGCTGTGGATCTCCTTCTTGGCAG ATTGAAAACGTCTCCTCCGCCTCTCTGGGAGGGTGAACCCCGCTTCCCAGAATCTCCATCCAGTCATAGCAGTGTCTGCGGAGACAGTGAGCTCAGCGACCCTCAGTATGATCAGAGCTTGCTGGAACATTTGTTTTACACAACGCCC ttGTCAGGTTCAAGACTAGATGACACATCGGTGGACGCCCGAGAGCAGAAAAACAGTTCATCCAAGACCGAGAATCGGTTAAGACAGTCAGGGTCAAGGACGAGTGACAA TCCAGCTGGGGAGCCTCAGCACTCTCTGGGTGAGGTTGCTGTTCTTCTAAGTCCAGAGCAGCTGACGTTTCTGAGCTTGATGCGATTGGCCAAAGTGAGCATCAGCTCCATGAGTGTACCAGCAGACGGAACAACACCCCCAGCAAGAAAGTCATTGAGCAAAGGGAAAATTCCTCCACTGCAACGCAACAAAAAATT CACCTATTTTGTGGAGTATACCTTCCCAAAGACCTCGTCTTCCAGTCGAAATATTGCGGGAGACAGGGAGACAACCAGAGTTGTTTCCACTAAAGTCACAGAAGGAG TGGTGAGGTTCCATCAGGACTCTGTGTTTCCTGTGCACTTCAGTAAAACAGCAATTGAGCAATGGTGGGCAACGGATCTCCTTTTCAAAATTTACTCCAGAAGAAGTGACCAGAAGAAG GTGGATGTCATCGGACAAGCCACTTACCCACTGCGTCGTCTCCTGCAGAGCAAGCAGCTCAGCCAGTCTCTGGCTCTACCAGTGTACAGGAGGGAGGACAACAGTCAAACACAGGAGCTAGGACTTCTCAGG GTGCTGCTAGAACTTTCTACCAACAGCAGGGACTCCTCTGAAACAAGAGACCCCTCGTTGCTGCACGTTGCTCGCAGTCCTCCAAGAGAATCCTCGCATGTCAGCTTTTGCGTGGAGGACTCGCCTGCTCGCTCTTCAGAAGACTTCACAGTGAATGTTACAAACCAGCAGAAACTCTCCAAAGTAGCCACCCCACATCTTGGCCCCCACACATGTGCATCTCAGCAGCAGGTGGCAGAAGACCCAGAGGTCCTGTTGCACACACTGCTCATGGTGCCGGATGGAAAGAACTTCAACAGTGGGCCCATGCAAACTGTCAATGTGTACTTGAACTGTAAGCTCTTCTGGTGCAATGAAATGGCGAGGTCTGCGGTCAGCTGGGGGTGTGCAAACCCGTCCTTTAACTTTGCCCAG GTAACTCCTGTGGCTTTGACTACAAAGTTACTGGAGAGGATGAAGAATAATGTGATGGTCATTGAAGTGTGGCAGAAAACTGGATGCTCCAATAATGAGAGACTTCTTGGTCTTGTCAAACTACCTCTCCACCAGTTCTACATGTCGTTTAG AGACCACAAGATCGCCCACCTTCTTCTCCAGGCGCAGTACCCTGTTTTAGGGGTGGACTGCTACATGCCAGTCGTGGACGTGTTTTCAGGCAGTTGCAAAGGACACCTCAGGGTCACTCTGGCTATGGGACGCTTCGAGCAGGTACTCGCTCTGCAGCGCACCAGAGAAGACGAAATGGATTCACTGGGCCGCCTCGGGAGACCGCTCCATCTGCTCGATCACCAACCTCATGCACCGACAAAG GTGACTCCAGCGCAAGCACGAGCAATGAAAGAGCACGTGTTTTTGATAAGGGTTGATAAAGTCATCGGGCTTACCCCTCTCCAATCGACGGTGTGGGGTGAGGCTGACTGTTACGTCCAGTACAGTTTCCCTTGCCAGGAAGGTGCAGAGGTCCACGCAGCCCTGG ACATCAACCTGAGGCCTTTTCGTACCACCACCACTCTCTGTGTTCCTGACCCAACATTTGGCCACACAGAGACGCACGTGCTCTTGACCCCTGAGGGAATGCCCGTCCAGAAGTTGCTGCTTAGCTCTCTTTCAAGCCAAGGCCTTCATAGCGGCGGGGGTGTCCATTTTGAAGTGTGGTGCAG ATACTATTACCCGAATGTCAGAGACCAGCTTGTGGCCAAAGGAATTCTCCCTCTGTCCAAATTGTGTGCCATGGTCACCATGCATGGACAGCAGCCTGATAAGCCCCAGATGTTCTCGTTGCCCCTGCTACCCAGGGCAGACAACCCCTCAATGCACCAGCCTCAGCCATCTG GCCTGCTAGATGTGTGCGTCCAGTATAAGTCCCGCCCTGTGAGAGCTGATGTGCAGACTGGCAGAGGAGCTGCTTCTAGTCAGGTGACACTGGTGGTTCAAGTGCACAGAGGGTCTGGTTTTCAGGCAGCAGCCAG AGTTGTAGCCCAGCAAGACGAAAGGTTCAGTTACTTTGCTGCCGTTGGAGTGAACTCCTACGTGACCATCCAGTTGTCCCTCTTGCCTGAGGAAGAGCAAAGATGCACCCGCATGGCTGCCAGGACCTTCTGCCCCGAGTATAACCACCACACGGAGGTGTGCTGCGCCGTGCTCCTTCACAAGAGCAGTGGGGAGACCTTTTGTCTGGCTGAGCAGCTGGCGGAATCTTCTGCTGTCTTCACTGTATGGAACAGAGACAGCCGCAGAG GCAGTACTTTCAAGCCTGCAGATGTGATATTGGGCACAGTAAAAATACCCCTGCTTGAGCTCCTCAGTAAAACAACAG GTATTTCTGGCTGGTTTGGTGTCCACACGCCACAAGAATCCACACAAAGTAATCACGTGTTGGTCGGAGGCCTTGAGATCTCCATTGCCTTTGCCCACCACTCAGAACGCGAACGGGTCATTCGGGCCGCTCTGGATTTGGGTTGGGACCCGGCTCGGTTCCTTATTGACAATGAATGGCCGAATGAACAAGGAGATTGGGAACACAGCGCGAGAAAAATATCCCTGACCTTTTCCATGCCCAGAGTTTGGATCCCTGTCCACTGCTTGCTTCTACCGGGACATGCGAAGCTGCAGCGCTCCACGTACTGCTACTTCCGCTACAAATTCTACGAGCAGGAGGCCTTCTGCTCGCAGATGAAACACCCGTGTGTCAGCGAGGAGGGCGAGGGCGACCGGGCCACAGTGACCTTCCAAGGAAGTCGCACCGTTGAGCTGATGAGCTCCCAGCCTTTGTTGTGGTACCTTCAAGAGGAGCGGCTGGAGGTTCAAGTGTGGGTTGCTTTCCAGAAGGACAAAAGCCAGCGCCCCCGTGACACAGACCGCCTGGTGGGCTCTGCCTTCATTGATATGTCCTCTCTTGCAAAGATCCACCAGCAGAAGTTTACTCTCAGTG gaGTGTATCCACTGTTCAGACGCTCAGCGATAGACCTGCAGGGAGCCGCTCTCAGGGTACACATCAGCCTAACGTTAGGCTGCGTGCCGACTGTCGAAGACGACCAGGCGGACTCTGACAGCCAGGAGGAGACTTTATTAGAGGCGCCAGAGTCAGCACATCATACCCCACCTCCTTCCCCACCCAATATAACATGTTCGGAAACTCCGGATGTCGCTGTACCTCAGCCTGCCAAAATTAGCGAGGAGGAGTCTTTCCCGGTGGATGTTGCAGTGGAGAGGGCCATGCACCTTACTCTCAAAG GTTGTCCGCAGTCTGAGAGCAGTGAAGGCGAGCCATGCTGCTCTGTGTCATACGTCACTGCTGACTCTGCAGAAGCAGTGTCCACCGCTGTGGTGGCCAACACAAACTGCCCGGCGTGGAACCATCAGCATAAATGCAG gcTTTCCAAGCAACTACTAGTTGATCCAGAACAAAGCCTGGTGTTCAAAGTCTGGCATAAAGGCGACAGAGGAG AAGTGGAGCAGGTGATTGGCTTCGCCTCTGTAGACCTGTCCCCTTTGCTGTGTGGGCTCCAGTCGGTATGCGGCTGGTACAACGTCACAGGTTTCAGCGGTCAGTGTCACGGTCAGCTCAAAGTCTCCATTACACCACTCGAGTGTGTCCAAGACCTTCGCGAGCAGAGAAAAGCTGCCTTTGACAAAGCCGGCCAAAACTCAAGT GTTTTATCTCGGACTGCATCTTGCAGCTACCAGACCACAGCCACGTACAACAGCTTCCCTTCTCACATCAGCCGATACCCGGAGCAGCACATCTCATCGCCTGACCGCATGGGCACACTATTTTCCAAAAC TGAGAGCGACCGTCACCACGAGCACATGCAGAAAGTGCGTCTTCATCATCAGAGTCTTCAGGAACAAAATGCAGAACATTCGGTCTGCAGCAGCACCAGTGGCGTCATCAACCCCTCcagctctttgctctttttaacACTCAG GAAGAATCTGAGCGAGCTGGCCAACATCCAGAGATATTTCAGCAGTAAGATTGTGGGTCCTGCTTTGTCACCCACTAGGGAAGCGAAATGCCTTCACAAGAAAGACGCACATGAGGACCATGAGCTGCATGTGACGTCCCAACAAGTCCACACTG GTCAACGCCAACCAGCCATATCCTCCGTCCTCCATGGCAGCTCAACATTTTCCCCCACCAGAGAGAGGAACCCTCACACCGTCCCTGAGATCATCTCCAGTGCACGCAACACTTCCGTGTTTTCCCAGGAGTCGTCATCTTGTCCAACGAAGTGTGCGGGCCTTGCTGCAGACGGTGTACCccaggaagaagcagaagacaCGGGCTCTGAAGAATGTAAATCACCGTGCGGGAGTGAGGGGGATGATGAAGAGGAAGATTACGATGAATTTGTGGTGAAGCCGAGGCATTTGAACGAGGTGACAACTTTGACGGATAAGACCAGTCCTTGGAATAGCATCCTATCAGACTCGGCTCCGGTTTCGTCTGGAAGCCCGGAGGCAGAAGAGAGCCAGGTTCACAAGGATGAAAGTCAAATCCAAAGTCAGGACTCCGGCAGAAAACACGCCAGAGAGGAGAGTCGACGCTGCTCGGCTGACAGTTTTAGGGACTCTTCAGAAGAGGCATCAGACTCAGGGAGCGACGAGGACGTGACGCTGCAAGCTGTCGATACCACTAACATGGCGGGCGATGCCGGCTCACCACGCACAGCTGTGCACGCCGATGACCCCAAGCGCCAAGT ATCGGTCCCCAACTTTTTCCTGCCTTCACACCAGCTGGAAGCCTCTCTGAGGGTCGTACGCTTAGCGCCATCTTTCTGTCATGCATCCAGCGACACG GACTGCCGTACTCCACCTCGCATTCCTCGCAGGGGGCCTCGCCGGTGTCCCGACATGTCGCCCACATCAATGAAGAGAGAGACGGAAAGATTTGCTCGAATCATTGCCACTCACTTtgatgacgacgacgacgattag